The following is a genomic window from Myxococcales bacterium.
TGCGCTTGCGCAAACGGTAGCAGGATTAATAAAAAGCCACATTTGAAGGAGTAAACTATGGCGAGAGAGCGCGGCTCGCGAGATTCAGAAGCTTTCCCTGAACCGGACATGCTTCCTCTGATGAATATCATCTTAATGCTGATTTTGGCCTTGATCACCATGGCAGCGTTATTGCCATTGGGACTTATATCTTCGGAATCCCAGAAGCTTTCCAAAGGTGGTCCTGCTCCTTCGAGCACGGAAGAAAAACCTCTCAATGCTATCGTTTTTATTACCGAAGCAGGTTTCAATATTTCCATCTACGGTGATGTGAAGATGGGGGCCAATGACCCAAAAAATCCAGGCCGTAAGCTTGCGTTGATCCCTGTTATCACACTGCCTGATGGAACAACTGAATTTGATTTTGTTACGCTCCAGAGCAAGCTCTATGAATATAAAAAAGCTGATTCGGCAAAATATAAACGCGATGAACAGTCGATGACTATCACGGCTGATCCTGAAATCAAATTTGATACCATTGTTCAAAGTATGGATGCTGTCCGCTTCGATGCGCAAAAGGAAATTTTATTTCCTAAGGTGTCCTTTGCTGCTGGAATGGTTGGCTAAGTTATCGATATGAGGAGATAGGGAACAAATGGCTATTAAGCGCAGGAGAAAAAGAGGGAGATCAAGCCTTGCTGCTGCCGCAGCTCCTTCCTTAAACTCCCTGATGGATATTATTACCATCATACTTGTTTACTTGATTAAGAATTTTTCTACGAGCCCTTTGGCAGTAGAAAGCCCTTCTGTGCAGTTGCCAATTTCAACAGCGCAGGAGCCTGTTGAAGAACTCGTCGTAATTATGATCACTGGGGCTGAACGAAAAGAACCTGGACCAGATGGTAAAATGATGATGGTGGCTGATGTGCCGACCATCAGCGTCGATGATGACTTAGTGTTAGAATTAACTCAGAATTTTGAAGTGCCCACAGGGAGCTTAGAAGGTCAATTTGTTATTCGTGCCTTGAAACAGAAATTGCTCGAAGTGCGCAAGCTTCAAGGTGTAACGGCTGAAGTGACTGAAGGGGAAGGCGGTTTTGATGGGAAAATCGTTTTTGTTGTAGATAAGAAAGTGCCTTATCGTACTTTGTCCAAGGTTATGGTGAGCGCTACAGCAGCCGGTTATGCCGACTTCAAATTCGCGATTGTCAAGAAGGAAGCTTGATGAGGGCAAAGATGGCATCACGTACGAGGCCCGAAGGGTCATTAGATCAACTCTTTAATAAAGTATTATTGGGTTCCTTGCTTTTACATCTTGGCGTTTATTTTTTGGTTATGACTGTGGAACCTCCACCGCCACCGAGCCAAGAAGAGTATGCGACATGGCTAAAGAAGGTGACACCGCCAAAGGTCGTGGAAGAAGTACCTCCAAAGGAAGAACCTAAACCGGAGATGAAAGAGGAAGAACAAGTTGTAGAAGAAAAAGCTCCGGCTAAAGCTGCGCCACCTGCAGCAAGAGCTAAAGCAGCGGCTGGCAAACCAGGTGAGCAGGCAAGAAGAGCTACGGTCAGAAAACAGCTTTCTGGCGCTGGGGTGCTTGGAGTTATAGGAGAGGCATCTGAGGGAGGTGAGCTCGCCAATGTTTTTGAATCTGGTGAGGTTGTTAGCAAGGATTTAGGAGCAGCACTTTCTGAGCGAGGAGGCGTTCGTGTAAGCGGAGGTACCAGAATTGGAAAGAAAGGTGCTTTAGGTGCAGGAGTAAGCGGAGATATTGGCGAAGTTGATGCTGGTGCTGGTGGTTCTGCCGGAGAGGTTGGAGCTCGAGAATCAGTTGCGCCAAAGGCTTTTGTTAAAGGCTCTGAGGCAGTGCTACCTAAAGGTGGTATTGATGAAAAAGGTGTTAGATTAGCACTCAGGCGGCGTGAGCGCGGAATACAACAATGTTATGAACGTGCACTCAAAACTAATACAAAACTTCGCGGCAAAGTCATCTTAGAGTGGAGTATTAACGAAGAAGGTCGCGTGGTGAAAATTAGGGTGATAGAAAATACTCTTGGTGATAGCAATGTTGCTAATTGTATTTCTGATATTATCAAGCGCATACGTTTCCCTGGAGCAACCAAAGGAATCGTACCGGTACGCAAGACATTTGTGTTTGAATCGGCCAGTTAAAAAAGTATTGATTTGGAAGCATAAGACCGCATTTTTGTTGCGGTTTTTTTATGCCCACTTGCGAGCTCTTCCTGCAAGGAATACATCAGCAATGTTCAACAAGTTGCTAAGTAAAGTCTAAAAAATTGTTTTTTATAAAGTTTAATTTTTTGTTTTCTGCGATCAGAGTCGGAGCAAGAAATATAAGCACGGTGAAAAACAATGGTTGCCAATGTAAAATGCCAAACTCCCCTTTTGAGCTTAAGGTGGCCCATTTGTGACTGAACTTAGAGGAACTAAAAAAGGGAATTACTTTGTCTGTGATGAGTTCGCATAATATTCTCGCTCATAGTTTGATGGCGCGTGATTTATTGGCGCTTACCAAACCCAAGATCACAATTATGGCGCTATTGGTGGCTGCAGGTGGACTTCTTCATGCAAGGCCTCAGCAGTCCTTGTGGCCAGCCTTGTTTAGCCTTGTAGGAATTGCTTTTTTAGTAAGTGGCTCAAGCGCTCTCAATATGTATTTAGAAAGAGAGCACGACCAAAAGATGACAAGAACTCGGACACGTCCCTTGCCAGCAGGGCGCCTCAATGCACGATGGGCAGTTTTTATCGGTATCTTATGTACCATTAGCTCGAGTTTCATCTTATGGCAAAGCACTAATGTGCTTACTCTAGTAGCGGGGCTTACGTCCTTAGTGCTCTACGTTTGGTGTTACACTCCTTTAAAACAATATTCCTGGACAGCATTATTGGTGGGCTCTGTTCCTGGAGCAATGCCTGTTATGCTCGGCTATATAGCCATAACCGGGGTGATCGATAAAAAAGCGCTGGCATTATTTTTATGGGCTTTTTTATGGCAGATACCTCATTTTCTTGCCATCAGTCTATTTCGTGAATCGGAATACACAAAGGCTGGCTTTCCGGTGCTCTCTCGCGTTATCGGTAGAGATTTGACTAAATGCTCCATTTTATTAACCAGCTGGCTTCTCGTTTTTTCTACCTTTGTGCTTTATTGGGCTGATGTTTTCGGCAATTTTTTGTGCATAGGAGCACTCACGGTAGGAGGCTGGTTTTTGTTGCTCTGCCATCAAGGCTATAAAACTATGGACACTGATATATGGGCTAGAAGAGCATTTAAGGGTTCACTGATATATCAAACTATTTTGTTTGTGTTGATCATTATTTCAGCTTTTGTTTGAGTTTTTTATGTTGCACCTATCTAAAATCATTCATCGTTTTGGAAAGAGATATGCGCTGAATGAGTTAAGTTTTAGCACTGCTGACTTTGGTATCGTTGGAATTTTGGGCGCCAATGGTTCAGGGAAGTCTACATTATTAAAAATATTGAGTGGATTACTACCGTGTCAAAGTGGAAAGATAGAACTTAGTGGGCAGACAATTCTCGATAAGCGAGGGCGTCTTAAGAGAACAGTCAGAAATATCACAGGTGCTTTGTTGCAAGAATCCAGCAGTGATGAAAAATTGAGCGTGTTGGAAAATATGCAATTTTTTGCGCGATTAATGAACCTTTCTCCTACGCTGTGCAATGAGAGGATAAAATATCTCATACAAAAGGCTAATTTAACCCAAGAGTCACAAATAAGCGTCAAAAAATTATCGGGAGGGATGAGACGCCGATGTGAGCTTTATCGCACCTTTTTGCATAATCCCCGTTTGTTATTTCTCGATGAACCTACAACAGGACTTGATTTTCAAGAGAACACTCGTTTCTTTAATTTTCTTAAATCATATGTCGAAGACAATAAGGCTTTGGCTTTATTTTCTAGTCATAATCCTGATGATTTTTTGCACTGTGATTATCTGATTATGATGCACCAAGGATGCGTTATTGCAGCTCATACTCCCAAACAATTTCTGGATAAATGTCGCACTTCATATGTGGAAATTGAGCTTAAAGCCAATGGGCTTGAAAATTTAAAACAAAGCTCAGGCATTTCATTTTTGTGGCAAAAAACAAAAGTAGAAGATCAAAAAATTAAAACCTGGCTTGCTCCCCATGAGTTACAGCAATGTTTCGATACGCAGGCTCTGAGTTCACCTGCTATCAAAGCGTTTTCGCTGCGCGAAGCAAATATGGCAGATGTATATGAACGTTTAGTTAAGGAGCAAGATAATGCTCTCTTGTGAGATCAGTTCGACAAAAGCCAGCCTAAAGAATACGGTTTTTTTACTGGTTGTTCGTGAATTCAACAGGATGAGCAAAGAGCCATCACGCCTGTTAGGAATTCTTATGCAACCTCTGCTATTTTTGGTTGTCTTCGGGGCGGGGTTCCACCGTAGTTTTTTTTGGAAGGAATCAAGTTCAATAAGCTATGTAAAGTTTTTTTTCCCGGGAATTTTGGCGTTAGTGGTTCTTTTTTCTTCAATCTACGCCACATTGACCTTGGTGGAAGACAAGAAATGTGGGTTGTTTCGCTTAGTGAGCATTTCACCCAGCGGGCTCGAGGGGGCCATTATAGGAAAAGTGCTGGCGACAACCTTAATAGGCTTTGGGCAAAGTTGCTTGTTTTTACCACTTATGATCTTTCTTGATATCCACATTCCTTTTATCTCACTCTTTTGGGTTCTTATACTTTTACTATTGGGTTCATTAACATGCGCACTTTTGGGGGTTTTACTTGCATGGCTAAGCCCTTCTTCAGCCGCGTTTCATGGTTTTATGAGCGTTTTTTTGATTCCCATGTGGCTTTTATCAGGGGCAATGTTTCCCATTGATGGAACATGGTTTGAGAAGATAGGCTGGATCAATCCGATGAGCTATTTGGTATCAGCCCTTAGAGGGATTTTTGTTGAAGAGCCGGATTTTTTTCTCCAAGTAATTTACCTCGTCTTCTTTTCATTTTTGATTACTATGCTTTTAATTTTGGCGGTAATGAAACGTCCGCTTGAGTAGTTTTTATGAAAATAAAAAAAGTATTGAAGAGCCCATATCTATGGGCATTTATCATCGGCATATTTTCCCTTCATATTGTTCGTGAAATGGCAATGAGAAGGCGCAATGCTCCAGATCCAATGGTTTTGGTTCCTACTTGGCAGCTCATTGATCAAAATGGACAAGCAAGAGGGCAAAAAGACAGTTTAGGTAAAGTTGTTATTGCTGATTTCTTTTTTACTTCGTGTCCAACTATCTGCCCTAAGCTTACTGAAGCTATGAAAGAGGTTTATGCTCGGTTTGAGGATAAAAACGAACAGGTAGAATTTTTAAGCATCACTGTTGATCCGGAAACAGATTCTCCTGAAGTGTTAAAAAAGTTTATGGAGAGGAGCGGGATCGATTACCCAAACTGGCATTGTCTTACCGGCAGCAAAAAAGAAATTTACGATGTGGTGGTGGAAAAAATGCGTGTTCACCTAGGTGAGCGTGAGTATTTGCCGAATGCGCCGGGGGTTTATGATATTCCGCATATGGCGCACCTGGCATTGTTTGATCAAAGAGGAGCACTAAGAGGGTTGTTTAAAACAGAGCCGGTTGAAATGGCGGCTTTGGTGCGCGCTGCAAACTTTTTGCTCGAAAAGCCTGATGCGTGAATTTTAATCAACCTGAACCTTTGGGAGCACATCAATCACCTTTTCAAAGAAGGTGGGAGGCTGAGGTTTAGTGAGCACGTCGATCAATTTTTTGTCTTTTAATTTTTGTGCGATTCCGATGGGTGTGTCCTTATTTTTTGCCACGCTCGAGATCAAGGCACCATATCTCGTTAGAATTGCCATGCAGTCGATGTAGCGTCCACGAGTTGCCAATAAAAGAGGAGTTTCACCTTTGGAATTTTTTGCATCAATCACTGCGCCTCCCGCAATAAGAGCTGCAATTGCGTTGGCTTTATCTGATTGTGCTGCCAGGTGAAGAGGAGTGTCTCCATTTTGAGCTGCCTTATTAATATCTGCTTTAAAATTAAGCAAAGTTTTGATGATGTCAGCGTGCCCTCTCACGGCAGCGTAGTGCAGAGGTGTTCTCCCCATTGAATCTAGTGCGTCAACTTTTGCCCCGCTTTTAGCTAATAACTCAGCCGCTCCTTTTTTACCATTTTGCGCTGCCAGGTGAAGTGGAGTGTCAAGCGTGCCCAAGCGAGTTGCGTTGAGGTCTGCTTTGGCATTAATGAGAATTTGCATTTCCTTAAGTTGATTTTCTCGCGCAGCAATATGCAAGGGAGTTTGTCCAAAATAGTCCCTTGCATCGACTTTTGCCCCATTAATAAGCAGTAAAAGAGCTGTGTCTGCTTCACTATTGCTCACAGCAGCGTGAAGTGGTGTTGCACCAAGGTAGTCACCTTGATTAACTTTTGCGCCAGCTTTGATAAGAATTTGAACCGCATCTGTTCTACCGTACTCAGAAGCGCCATAAAGTGGAGTTTCACCAGCTTGCTGTCGTATATCAACTTTCGCACCAGCCTTAAGAAGCATTTTAATAATTTTGATATTGCCATTTTCAGAAGCAGCATCCAAAGGAGTTACTTTTCTCTCATCTTGCGTATTAGGATCTATGCCCATAGCCAATAGTCGCTCGACTTCATTTTCATCCCCATTTTTAGCTGCCTCATGTAGAGGGTAACGCTTCGCATAGTTTGAAGGAGTTTTGCATGATGAAACGAAGAATAATAAAAACATGCCCACAATAAATAGTAACGTGTGTTTTACCATGAAATTTCCCTAAACCTGTTACAGACCCCGCCTTATGCGATTGAGCTTAACCCCGTTTAGCTTTTTTTGCAGGATTTTAGCCGCTTTTTTCTTATGTTTTGAGGAATGTCACCAACTCAGAAATTCTAGAAAAGGTGACACCATAAACCTCAGCTCAATGTGCCAGGCAGTGTTGCAGGGTTAAAAAATCACTTTTTACAAGCCCGAATTGCATTTTTAACTCAGCGACTATAATGCTCTGGCTGACGTTGCCCTAATATATTCTCATTATAATATAAGGCAAAATATAAGTCGTGATAAATGTGTAAAATAAACGTGCTTTATATGTGGAATACTAACATATGATAGCGGACAGATGAATTGTTGTTGCTCAACTTGATTACTGTTATAGTAAAACACGCCGATATCAAGCGCGCTTTAGCTTTTGCGGAAAAAAGACAATGAAAAGAAAAATTTTTAATATGTTTATTATCTGGCTTGTTGGGGCCTCTGGCTTGGTCGCAAAAGACGCTACATCCAGTCCCGAAGAAAATTCAGAAGTGCTGTTTGCTCAAACACAAGCAGATGTCATGCCTCAAGGTGAAGACGAAATAAAGCAAGCCAGCCAAAATGCCGAAAAAGAAGATGAACAAAAAATAGCATTGAAAAACGAAGAGAAAAAATTAAATAAAGAAAGAAAAAAAATGGAAGCCCAAAGGGACGCTCTACCCACCGTTACAGAATATACGCTCGATCCTGGCTCGGTAGAAGCTGTCATAGAGCTTGATCCCAAAAATTATGGGTTTCGTCAAAGAAATTATCGTATGGCTTTGGCTATGGATTTTGATCTTATATTCCGTGGCCGCGCGATGCTTTCATATGATTTTAGATTTTTTGAATATGTATCCTTTGCATTGAAGGC
Proteins encoded in this region:
- a CDS encoding biopolymer transporter ExbD, producing the protein MAIKRRRKRGRSSLAAAAAPSLNSLMDIITIILVYLIKNFSTSPLAVESPSVQLPISTAQEPVEELVVIMITGAERKEPGPDGKMMMVADVPTISVDDDLVLELTQNFEVPTGSLEGQFVIRALKQKLLEVRKLQGVTAEVTEGEGGFDGKIVFVVDKKVPYRTLSKVMVSATAAGYADFKFAIVKKEA
- a CDS encoding AgmX/PglI C-terminal domain-containing protein; amino-acid sequence: MASRTRPEGSLDQLFNKVLLGSLLLHLGVYFLVMTVEPPPPPSQEEYATWLKKVTPPKVVEEVPPKEEPKPEMKEEEQVVEEKAPAKAAPPAARAKAAAGKPGEQARRATVRKQLSGAGVLGVIGEASEGGELANVFESGEVVSKDLGAALSERGGVRVSGGTRIGKKGALGAGVSGDIGEVDAGAGGSAGEVGARESVAPKAFVKGSEAVLPKGGIDEKGVRLALRRRERGIQQCYERALKTNTKLRGKVILEWSINEEGRVVKIRVIENTLGDSNVANCISDIIKRIRFPGATKGIVPVRKTFVFESAS
- the cyoE gene encoding protoheme IX farnesyltransferase is translated as MMSSHNILAHSLMARDLLALTKPKITIMALLVAAGGLLHARPQQSLWPALFSLVGIAFLVSGSSALNMYLEREHDQKMTRTRTRPLPAGRLNARWAVFIGILCTISSSFILWQSTNVLTLVAGLTSLVLYVWCYTPLKQYSWTALLVGSVPGAMPVMLGYIAITGVIDKKALALFLWAFLWQIPHFLAISLFRESEYTKAGFPVLSRVIGRDLTKCSILLTSWLLVFSTFVLYWADVFGNFLCIGALTVGGWFLLLCHQGYKTMDTDIWARRAFKGSLIYQTILFVLIIISAFV
- a CDS encoding ABC transporter ATP-binding protein, with the translated sequence MLHLSKIIHRFGKRYALNELSFSTADFGIVGILGANGSGKSTLLKILSGLLPCQSGKIELSGQTILDKRGRLKRTVRNITGALLQESSSDEKLSVLENMQFFARLMNLSPTLCNERIKYLIQKANLTQESQISVKKLSGGMRRRCELYRTFLHNPRLLFLDEPTTGLDFQENTRFFNFLKSYVEDNKALALFSSHNPDDFLHCDYLIMMHQGCVIAAHTPKQFLDKCRTSYVEIELKANGLENLKQSSGISFLWQKTKVEDQKIKTWLAPHELQQCFDTQALSSPAIKAFSLREANMADVYERLVKEQDNALL
- a CDS encoding ABC transporter permease; translation: MLSCEISSTKASLKNTVFLLVVREFNRMSKEPSRLLGILMQPLLFLVVFGAGFHRSFFWKESSSISYVKFFFPGILALVVLFSSIYATLTLVEDKKCGLFRLVSISPSGLEGAIIGKVLATTLIGFGQSCLFLPLMIFLDIHIPFISLFWVLILLLLGSLTCALLGVLLAWLSPSSAAFHGFMSVFLIPMWLLSGAMFPIDGTWFEKIGWINPMSYLVSALRGIFVEEPDFFLQVIYLVFFSFLITMLLILAVMKRPLE
- a CDS encoding SCO family protein, giving the protein MKIKKVLKSPYLWAFIIGIFSLHIVREMAMRRRNAPDPMVLVPTWQLIDQNGQARGQKDSLGKVVIADFFFTSCPTICPKLTEAMKEVYARFEDKNEQVEFLSITVDPETDSPEVLKKFMERSGIDYPNWHCLTGSKKEIYDVVVEKMRVHLGEREYLPNAPGVYDIPHMAHLALFDQRGALRGLFKTEPVEMAALVRAANFLLEKPDA
- a CDS encoding ankyrin repeat domain-containing protein, with amino-acid sequence MVKHTLLFIVGMFLLFFVSSCKTPSNYAKRYPLHEAAKNGDENEVERLLAMGIDPNTQDERKVTPLDAASENGNIKIIKMLLKAGAKVDIRQQAGETPLYGASEYGRTDAVQILIKAGAKVNQGDYLGATPLHAAVSNSEADTALLLLINGAKVDARDYFGQTPLHIAARENQLKEMQILINAKADLNATRLGTLDTPLHLAAQNGKKGAAELLAKSGAKVDALDSMGRTPLHYAAVRGHADIIKTLLNFKADINKAAQNGDTPLHLAAQSDKANAIAALIAGGAVIDAKNSKGETPLLLATRGRYIDCMAILTRYGALISSVAKNKDTPIGIAQKLKDKKLIDVLTKPQPPTFFEKVIDVLPKVQVD